The Methylomonas sp. UP202 DNA window TCGACGCCAAGATCGTCAATTTATGGCCGGCGTCGATGCCTTCGACGTCGAAAGTCGGATCGGCTTCGGCATAACCCAAGGCTTGGGCTTCGGCCAATACATCCGCGAAGTCGCGACCTTTGTCGCGCATCTCGGTCAGGATGAAATTGCCGGTGCCGTTAATGATGCCGGCCAACCATTGAATTTGATTGCCGGCCAGGCCTTCGCGGATGGCTTTGATGATAGGAATGCCACCGGCCACCGCCGCTTCGAACAACACCATCACGCCTTTCTTGCCGGCTTCGGCGAATACCTCGTTGCCGTGCAGCGCGATCAGGGCCTTGTTGGCGGTGACCACGTGCTTACCGTTGGCAATCGCGGTCAAAACCAATTGTTTGGCGAGGTCGTACCCGCCTATCAATTCGACGACGACGTCTATCTCGGGATCGTTGACGATTTCGAACGGGTCGGTGGTGAGGGCGATGCCTTGAGTGTCGCAAATGCGCGCCCGGTTCAGATCCCGCGCCGAGGCGCGGGTCACGACGATTTCGCGGCCTGCACGACGCGCGATTTCTTCCGCGTTGCGTTTCAAGACGTTGACGGTACCGCCGCCGACGGTCCCCAACCCCAGTACACCCACTCTAACCGGCTTCAAATCCGACTCCTAAACTTTGTCCAAAATGGCGGCGATTATACAACGTTGTCTTTTTTCAGCATATTACGGATGCTGCGCAAGGCCTGCCGAGTGCGATGTTCGTTCTCGATCAAACTGAAGCGGATATGATCGTCGCCGTGTTGGCCGAAACCGATGCCCGGCGATACCGCCACCTTGGCATCGATGATCAATTTTTTGGCGAACTCGATCGACCCCATGCCTTGATAGGCGTCCGGAATCTTGGCCCAGACGAACATCGTCGCCTTGGGTTTTTCCACATGCCAACCCATCGCGTTCAGGCCGTCGCACAATACGTCTCGGCGCGCCTTGTACATATCGCGGATTTCCGCGACGCAATCCTGCGGACCTTCCAGCGCGGTAATCGCCGCGACCTGGATCGGCGTGAAGGTGCCGTAATCCATATAAGATTTGATCCGGGTCAATGCCGCGACCAAGGTCGGATTACCGCACATGAAGCCGACCCGCCAGCCGGGCATGTTGTAACTTTTAGACAGCGAGAAAAACTCGACCGCGATGTCCTTGGCGCCTTCCACTTGCAGAATCGACGGTGCGACGTAGCCGTCGAATACGATGTCGGCGTAGGCAATATCGTGAACGATCCAGATATTGTGTTCCTTACAAATCGCGACGACTTTCTCGAAAAAATCCAGCTCGACGCACTGGCAAGTCGGATTGCCGGGAAAGTTGAGGATCAGCATCTTAGGCTTGGGCCAGCATTCGGCGATGCCTTTGTGCAATTCCTCGAAGAAATCGGTACCGGGCGTCAGCGGCACGTGCCGAATGTCGGCGCCGGCGATGACGACGCCATAAGGATGGATCGGATAGGCAGGATTCGGCACCAACACCACGTCGCCGGGACCCAAGGTCGCTAGCGCCAGATGCGACAAGCCCTCCTTGGAGCCGATCGTGACAATGGCTTCGGTATTGAAATCCAAATCCACGTCGAAGCGTCTTTTATACCAACCGCAAATCGCCTTGCGCAGGCGCGGAATCCCTTTGGACACCGAATAACGGTGAGTATCGTCGCGCTGGGCGACTTCCAACATTTTGTTCAGGATGTGCGGCGGGGTCGGTTGGTCCGGATTGCCCATGCCGAAGTCGATAATGTCCTCGCCGTCCGCTCGGGCTTTGGCTTTCAGTTCGTTGACGATGTTGAAGACGTAAGGCGGTAGGCGGCTGATGCGATGAAATTCTTCCATTAACGACTCTTGATCTGGTGCTGGTGAGGTTTTAAACAAGGCCGGCTAAGGTACTGGTGTTGCCTGGCAATGTCAATTGCCGGCCCAAATGCAACAGGCCGGCGGCGAGGCTTATGGCCCGCAGCTGTAGCCTAGCGGCCTAAATGTCGACCGGCGGACTGAGCGGCGAGCCGGCGATAGCGATCAGCGGCCGGCCGAGGAGGATTTCTCCACGCCTTCGCTCGCGGGTTGGTTGAGATAGGAACCGCCCACCAAAAACACCAGTACTATCAGATACAGCACCGCCGCGATATTTTTTGCCCGTTTACTGCCGTCGTCCGGATTGATTTCAGTCATTGCCTCACTCGCTCTATCCTCTAATTCAAATACCGGCCAGCGCCGCCAACATATCATCGCGCTGGATCACCTCTTTTTCCTGCAGCAAGTCGGCAAGTCTGTCCAGCTGAGCGCGCCGGCCGGCCAGCACACCCGCAGCCCGATTTTCGGCCTCCTCCAACAATGCGCCGATTTCGGCGTCGACCGCGCGAGCGGTCTCTTCGCTGTAATTGCGCTGCTCGCCGACATCGCCGGGCAGAAATTGTAATTGCTGACGTTGGCCGTAGATCCTCGGTCCCAGTTTTTTGCTCATGCCCAAGTAGCACACCATGTTACGGGCGATTTCGCTGGCGCGCTCCAGGTCGTTTTGCGCCCCGGTCGAAACGCTACCCAGCGCCGATTGCTCGGCGGCGCGGCCGGCCAATAGGATGGCCAACTGATCTTTCAACTCAGCTTCGGTGGACAGATATTTTTCCTCGACCGGCAGTTGCAACGTGAAGCCTAGTGCCGAGACCCCGCGCGGAATAATGGAAATTTTATGCACCGGCTGGCCGGTCGGCAAGTTTTCCGCGACCAGGGCGTGCCCGGCCTCGTGGTAAGCCACCCGGCGTTTTTCGTCGGGACCCAAAATGCGATTTTTCTTTTCCGGACCGGCCATCACGCGATCGATAGCAGCCTCGAAATCGGCCATCGTCACGGTTTCTCGGCCGCCGCGGGCAGCCAAAATGGCCGCTTCGTTGGCGATATTCGACAAGTCCGCGCCGACGAAACCCGGCGTGCGCTTGGCAACGGTCTGCAAATCCACGTCATCGGCCAAACGCATCGCCTTGCAATGCAGCGTCAAGATCGCCACCCGGTCGATCAAATCGGGTTTATCGACGACGATTTGCCGATCGAAGCGTCCGGCGCGCAATAAGGCCTTGTCGAGGATCTCCGGCCGATTGGTCGCGGCCATCACCACGACGCCGGCAGTCGCGTCAAAGCCATCCATCTCGGTCAATAACTGGTTCAGGGTTTGTTCGCGTTCGTCGTTGCCGGGCATGGCCATCGGCCCACCGCGACTGCGGCCGATCGCATCGAGCTCGTCGATAAAAATGATGCAAGGCGCTTTTTGGCGGGCCTGCTCGAACAAATCCCGCACCCTGGCCGCGCCGATGCCGACGAACAGCTCGATGAATTCCGAAGCGCTGATGTTGAAAAACGGCACCTCCGCCTCGCCGGACACCGCCCTGGCCAACAGCGTCTTGCCGGTACCCGGCGCGCCGACCAACAACACCCCTTTCGGCATCCTGCCGCCCAGTTTTTGCAATTTCTCCGGCGACTTTAAAAAGTCGATGGTTTCCTTCAGTTCCTGTTTGGCGCTTTCGGCGCCGGCCACGTCTTCGAAGGTGGTTTTGACCGCTTCTTGTTGGATTCTGACCTTGTTGCCGAGGTTCAGAAACGACCGCCCCGCCCCGCCGGTCATTTTCGGTAACAGCCACATCCAGATTCCGGCGAAAATCGCTAGCGGTATCACCCAGTTAAACAGCAGATTGCTCAGCCAATTGTCGCCGCTACGCACCACGTATTCGACCCGGTGTTCCTGAAGTTGCTTTCCCAAGGCGTCGTCCCACAGCGGCACGGTAAAAAACTGCTTGCCCAGAACCTTGTCTTCGGTCTTGAGCGTACCGTTGATAAAGCGTTGCGTCACCACGGCTTTTTCGACTTGGTTGTCGTTGACCAAGGCCAAGAATTGGCTGTAGGGAATTTCGCGGCCTTCGATACGCTCGCCACCGGCCAGTATCGACAGCAATAGCACGCCGACCAAGGCATACCAAAACCAGCGAGGCGACCTAGGCTTATCACCGTCGGCGGCGGGCGCTTGCTGCTTCCAAGCCCGATAATGGTCTTGCAACCACGCCCAAGCCGCCGACCACAATTTCGCCAGCGCTTCGATTACTTGCTTACCCGTCATGACCACCCCCGGTTATTGGTTATTATCTCGGAAAAAATCGGTTCTTCGTCGCATCCCGTGCTCGATCAAGTCGACAGCCTACCAGACTTTCGGACCGGCGCGAGTTCGTCGTTACGCGCCGTTCGGATTCGCCGGCTTCGCTTTCCGGAAAACTCGGCGGCAGTCGGACCGAATCCATGCGCGTGACAAATTCTTAGTCGATTTGTCGTCTCTCCGACACAAACCGCCTCGGACATCCTGGGCTTGCGGCGTCGGCTGCCCTTTCCAGATTTTACCGACACGTCAACGAGTTACGGCATTCGGTGCGCGATGCCGCCACAATCGGGCCGCTTGGCCCCGATTTTGTATGGCCGAGTACATGACCAACCACTCGCAGCCGACAGCCGACCCCAGCGAACATATTTTTCCGCTGCCTGGACGCCAAGCACCGCATAAAGCAGGCATCCCGCCGATGGCAGCGATTTCGCCCGGCCGGCGCTACCCGCTCAATCCGAATTTCGCGAACATTGCCGGCGGCATCGATGGCCTGATCGGCGGCTATCGTTTATCCCTGGACAGAGCCGAGATCCTGCCGATAGTTCCGAACCAAGGCGCTGCTCACGGCTTCGTCTGGGACGAGGGCCGCCTGCCGGTCGGCGTCGCGACGGAGTTGGCCGCGTCACACGGCGGCGGCGGACGCAGCCGCCTGACCTTGCACGCGGCTACTCTGGAAGGACTCGAGGTCAAACTGATTCAGCAACTACCGGTGTTGAACATCACCCCGAGGTTTGCGGTGGAGTGGGAAACCCGCGGCCACGGCGCACAGCTCGGCGTGGTGCAGCTAGTCGAATCGGCCCGCACCGCCCATTTCGCCGACGGCGGCAGGTTGAATCTGCTGAATACCTCGAGCGCCAATGCCGGGCCGGTTTTATATCTGGACGATCCCGGCGCGCCTTCGCCAGTCATTCCGGTGTGCGGCTTTCAAAACGCCGATGAAACCAGCCGCTTCGAGTTCAGCGAGTCGGTGCGCCAGCCAATTTACGCCGAATTGGACGGCCACCCGGTCGCGTCTATCAGCGTCCTGGAGCAATATACGCTGTACTTCCTAGCCAACGCCGCGCCGGACCGGCCGGATGATTTCATTTGGACGCCAGTGCATTTGCCGATCGTTTGGGGCTGGAGCATACGGGTGCAACAACGCTTCGACGGCGTTTGGGACATTTTTCGGCGCAAGCTGATCATGCCGACACCGTCGACCGAAGCGCCGCCGCTACCGACCTGGACCGACAACAGCCTGCGTTGCCGGACTCCGTTGGATGTCTGAGCTGTTGGAGGTTGCGATCGTCGGCGCCGGATTGTCCGGCTTGGCGCTGGCCGAGCGGCTATCCGCCGCAGGCCGCGCGGTCGGCGTATTCGAAGCCCGCGACCGCTGCGGCGGACGCATATTGTCGGTGCCGTTGGCTGACAATTTAACAGTCGATTTGGGCCCGACTTGGCTGTGGCCCGGTAGCCAACCACGCATTGCCGCGCTGTGCCGTCGACTGGGATTGACATTATTTCGCCAAGCCGACGCCGGGCAAAGTCTTTATAAAATCAGCGCGGACACCGTGCCGGTCGGCTATCACGACCGGCAAACCCACGCCGATGCCTGGCGCATTCAAGGCGGCTGCACGGCACTGATCGACGCACTGCTAGCCAGGCTCGCCGACATCGATATCCGCCTGAATCAAGCGTTATTGCGAATCGTCGACCGCGACGATCACGTCGAACTGAGCTTTTCGACCGTCAACGGAACCGACACCGTCCGAGCCAAACGCGCGGTCTTGACCGTTCCGCCGCGTTTGATGGCCGAACGAATCGCCTTCGTTCCGGCCCTGTCGGCCGACTTGTTCGAAGCATGCCGGGCCACCCCAACCTGGATGGCCGGCCACGCCAAGGCGGCAGTGGCCTATCCGAGCGCCTTTTGGCGCCAACAGGGCTGGTCCGGCAACGCGGTGTTGCCCTACCCCGGCGCGATTTTGTCGGAAATTTACGACGCCGAAGACCCGCGCGGCGAATTCGGCGCCCTATTCGGCTTTTTTGGGATACCGGCCGAATTTCGCGACCGCTATCGTGCGGACTTGCCCGGCTTGCTGATTCACCATTTGTCCGAGCTCTACGGTCCGGACGCGGCCGAACCGTTACGATCGACGATACAAGACTGGAGCTTGGAGGCCTATACCGCCACCGCGCTGGACCGGCTGCCGCCGATAGGCCACCCCGATTACGGCCACCGTTGGTTGCAACTCGACCATTGGACCGACAAACTTTATTTCTGCGGCACCGAAACCGCCGCCGAGCACGGCGGCTATCTGGAAGGCGCGCTGGTCGCGGCGGAAAGAGTCTACGCCGCATTAACCTGAACCCTTCCGGAGTCACGATGACCGAACACCCCGTAAACACCGAAAGTCTGGCGCGTTTTGCCCGTCAGGCCGCCGAGATTAAAAGCGCCGCCCGCCCCAGTTACGACCGCCTGCTGGCGGCGGATTTATCGCGGCAACGTTGGGACGGCTGTTTTCAACGCAATGTGCTGGCGGTGCTGGCGCAAGTCTACGACCAGGCTGCAAACGTACTACAAACGTTGCCGTTTGCCCCGGACCCCACGCCATTGGATAGGGGCATGTCCGCGCTGACCAAATTGGTGCTGGCCGAGTTCGACGGCTTTATCGAGACATTCCTCGCCTATGTCGTGGATAAACACCGCACGTCCTGCGCGTTGTCTAACTTCCCCGACGAACACAAACCCGACCGGGATTATCTCGAGGTGGTGAAACGCGATATCGCCCAGTTATGGCGGGAGTTTGCGGTCAACGTCAACAACCGATTTCTCGCCTTAACGACGGAGTAAACCATGAAGTTTTACATGACCCCCGGCTCGTGTTCGACCGGTATCCACATTTTGTTGGAAGAATTGGAACTGGTCTTCGAAGTCTATCCGGTCAATTTGTTGGCCGGCGATCAACTAAAACCCGAATATCTAGCGATCAACCCCAAGGGGACGATTCCGACGCTGGTGCGCGACGACGGCGGGACGTTGACCGAGTTCAGCGCAATCGCTTACTGGCTGGCACGCCGTTACCCCAAGGCCGGCCTGTTGCCGGGCGATGCCGACGGCGACGCCCGCGCGATAGAACTGATGGCACACGCGGTCGGCACCCTGCACGGCGCCGGTTTTGCCCGGATTTTCACGCCGGAAAAATTCGCCAGCCAATCCGCCGACATCGACGCGATCAAAGCGCAAGGCCTGGAGATCGTCCGGCGCGGATTTGAGGTATTGAACGACAGTTTACCGACGGCAGGCTACGCACTGGGTAAGTTCAGCATAGCCGACGCGGCCTTGTTCTACCCCTGTTTCTGGGCCGATAAAACCGCCATCGAGCTACCGGAACGTTGTCTGAATCACTATCGCCTGATGCTGACTCGGCCGGCAGTCCGGCAAGTGCTAATGGAAGAAGGTTATCGGGTGAACTAAGCAAGTCACCCGTAATTACCCGCCGGGCTGGTTGATCGCTCGGCTTTCGACAAGCCCGGTTGTCGGCGCTGGCGGTGGCATTCTCCGGCCTGTCCTAAAGCAAACTACGGAAAAGCCGAGAAACTCGCATCGAAACGCGATATTCGTGGCGTTGTCTTGGGCGTTCCTCCTTCCAATGAAACGCCCTCGATAAGAGTAACGCCTTCGGCGCGACGAAGTTGTCGCACTCCCACAATGACTTTCTACTGACTTCAGCTACTTTTTTTTACCGCAAAGTCCGGTTCCAGACTCGGGTCGCGATCAGTCGGCACACGCCGCCCTTTCCGTCACCCGCAACAATTCGCAAGACAATCGTCGGTTTTTCAAGGAAAATACCGGGGATTTTCAACGTTTCCGCGTTACATGTACAAATACGACGGCCTGGTTATCCACCAAAGCCACGACGACGAGGGCATCATCGAAGTCGTCGATAACGATGGGGTTCGAGCCCTGCATTTCGGTTCGCACGCCCGGCAAAGCTCGATGTTGATCGCCGAACCCGACCGCCTGCATTCCCTGTACGCCCGCGCGATGATGGCCGGCCTGCTGTTTCAGCCGCCGCCCAGGGATACCCTGCTAATCGGCTTGGGCGGGGGCACGATCGCCAAGTTTCTGCTCCATCAATTTGCCGACTGCCGGGTGCGGGTGGTCGAGTTTCGCGGCAGCGTTTTAAAAGTGGCGCGCAGCCATTTCAGCCTGCCCTTCGATGCCCGCTTGAAAATTAAAATCGGTTGCGGCGCCCAACACGTCAGACAATATTCCCGCGAACATGGCGAATGCCACGATCTGATCATGATCGACGCCTATGACCACGACGGCATGGCCCCCGAGGTCAGTAGCGAAGCCTTTTTCGACGCCTGCCGAACCTTGCTGACCCGCGACGGTCTGTTGGTCATCAACCTTTGGGGTACCGACAAGCCGATGTTTCAACAAGTCAGTTGGAATCTGGGCCGGGTGTTCAACTGGCGGATGCTGTTTTTGCCGGTGCGCGGTCGCGGTAATATCATTGGCTTCGCCTTCGGCGATCAAACCGCGAAACCCACCCTAAAAAATCTGATAGACCGGGCCAAGCACCTGGAGCAACGCTATCAAATCGAATTTCCGACGTATCTAATGGACTTAAAACGCCACAATCCCAACGTTTTCAACCGGATCATCAAACCGTGATACACAACGCCCCCAACCTGTTCGGCTACAAAAAATACTGGGCTCACCGCTTCGGCCCGGCGCCGGAATTGCCGATGAGCCGCGCCGAAATGGACGCCTTGGGCTGGGATGCCTGTGACGTGATATTGGTGACCGGCGATGCCTACGTCGATCATCCCAGCTTCGGCATGGCGGTGATCGGCCGGGTGCTGGAGGCGCAAGGTTTCCGGGTCGGCATCATTTCCCAGCCGGACTGGCACAGCGCCGACGACTTTCGGAGGCTCGGCCAGCCCAAGTTGTTCTTCGGTGTCACCGGCGGCAACATGGATTCGATGGTCAACCGCTATACCTCGGA harbors:
- a CDS encoding amine oxidase, with protein sequence MTEHPVNTESLARFARQAAEIKSAARPSYDRLLAADLSRQRWDGCFQRNVLAVLAQVYDQAANVLQTLPFAPDPTPLDRGMSALTKLVLAEFDGFIETFLAYVVDKHRTSCALSNFPDEHKPDRDYLEVVKRDIAQLWREFAVNVNNRFLALTTE
- the ftsH gene encoding ATP-dependent zinc metalloprotease FtsH produces the protein MTGKQVIEALAKLWSAAWAWLQDHYRAWKQQAPAADGDKPRSPRWFWYALVGVLLLSILAGGERIEGREIPYSQFLALVNDNQVEKAVVTQRFINGTLKTEDKVLGKQFFTVPLWDDALGKQLQEHRVEYVVRSGDNWLSNLLFNWVIPLAIFAGIWMWLLPKMTGGAGRSFLNLGNKVRIQQEAVKTTFEDVAGAESAKQELKETIDFLKSPEKLQKLGGRMPKGVLLVGAPGTGKTLLARAVSGEAEVPFFNISASEFIELFVGIGAARVRDLFEQARQKAPCIIFIDELDAIGRSRGGPMAMPGNDEREQTLNQLLTEMDGFDATAGVVVMAATNRPEILDKALLRAGRFDRQIVVDKPDLIDRVAILTLHCKAMRLADDVDLQTVAKRTPGFVGADLSNIANEAAILAARGGRETVTMADFEAAIDRVMAGPEKKNRILGPDEKRRVAYHEAGHALVAENLPTGQPVHKISIIPRGVSALGFTLQLPVEEKYLSTEAELKDQLAILLAGRAAEQSALGSVSTGAQNDLERASEIARNMVCYLGMSKKLGPRIYGQRQQLQFLPGDVGEQRNYSEETARAVDAEIGALLEEAENRAAGVLAGRRAQLDRLADLLQEKEVIQRDDMLAALAGI
- the alaC gene encoding alanine transaminase translates to MEEFHRISRLPPYVFNIVNELKAKARADGEDIIDFGMGNPDQPTPPHILNKMLEVAQRDDTHRYSVSKGIPRLRKAICGWYKRRFDVDLDFNTEAIVTIGSKEGLSHLALATLGPGDVVLVPNPAYPIHPYGVVIAGADIRHVPLTPGTDFFEELHKGIAECWPKPKMLILNFPGNPTCQCVELDFFEKVVAICKEHNIWIVHDIAYADIVFDGYVAPSILQVEGAKDIAVEFFSLSKSYNMPGWRVGFMCGNPTLVAALTRIKSYMDYGTFTPIQVAAITALEGPQDCVAEIRDMYKARRDVLCDGLNAMGWHVEKPKATMFVWAKIPDAYQGMGSIEFAKKLIIDAKVAVSPGIGFGQHGDDHIRFSLIENEHRTRQALRSIRNMLKKDNVV
- a CDS encoding spermine synthase; protein product: MYKYDGLVIHQSHDDEGIIEVVDNDGVRALHFGSHARQSSMLIAEPDRLHSLYARAMMAGLLFQPPPRDTLLIGLGGGTIAKFLLHQFADCRVRVVEFRGSVLKVARSHFSLPFDARLKIKIGCGAQHVRQYSREHGECHDLIMIDAYDHDGMAPEVSSEAFFDACRTLLTRDGLLVINLWGTDKPMFQQVSWNLGRVFNWRMLFLPVRGRGNIIGFAFGDQTAKPTLKNLIDRAKHLEQRYQIEFPTYLMDLKRHNPNVFNRIIKP
- a CDS encoding glutathione S-transferase family protein, encoding MKFYMTPGSCSTGIHILLEELELVFEVYPVNLLAGDQLKPEYLAINPKGTIPTLVRDDGGTLTEFSAIAYWLARRYPKAGLLPGDADGDARAIELMAHAVGTLHGAGFARIFTPEKFASQSADIDAIKAQGLEIVRRGFEVLNDSLPTAGYALGKFSIADAALFYPCFWADKTAIELPERCLNHYRLMLTRPAVRQVLMEEGYRVN
- a CDS encoding FAD-dependent oxidoreductase: MSELLEVAIVGAGLSGLALAERLSAAGRAVGVFEARDRCGGRILSVPLADNLTVDLGPTWLWPGSQPRIAALCRRLGLTLFRQADAGQSLYKISADTVPVGYHDRQTHADAWRIQGGCTALIDALLARLADIDIRLNQALLRIVDRDDHVELSFSTVNGTDTVRAKRAVLTVPPRLMAERIAFVPALSADLFEACRATPTWMAGHAKAAVAYPSAFWRQQGWSGNAVLPYPGAILSEIYDAEDPRGEFGALFGFFGIPAEFRDRYRADLPGLLIHHLSELYGPDAAEPLRSTIQDWSLEAYTATALDRLPPIGHPDYGHRWLQLDHWTDKLYFCGTETAAEHGGYLEGALVAAERVYAALT